AAAAGGTAAACAGAAAGATCCTGAGGATGATGGTCAGCATATCGATGTTAAATTTACTTTCGATAAACATCCACGTCATAACGAAGTTTCACTGTTGCTATTTAACTTTTTTGAACAGCAATGTAAGGGGTTAAACAATCGTCAAAAAGAATGTTTACAGCATATCTTATATTGGCATCATGCAAAGCCATATCGTCAAAATGATGATTTTACAGGCGTGTATAAAGCTTATGAATATTTAATCAAAAATGTCCAAGCAGATAAGTTTGAAATATTGATAAAAAATACATCTGACTTGGTCAAACGAATTAACACGCTATCGAAAAACTATCATGCCAATGAAAGTATCGAAAAGCATATTGATTGGAATGTAGATCAAGCGCCAGAATTAAAAGAGAACTTTGAGTATCAGTTTAAAAGCAAACATTTTCCTGAATTTAAACATTATACCAATACTGATTCTATTGAGGTATTGCGTGATAAGGTTCGTATCAATTCAGAACATAACTTATTGCGTGCCTGTGTAATTAGTGCAGATCGTTTGATTTCGAAATTGTCTGCACAAGATTTACTGGAATACATAGCTGAGCAACGCTTGGATGAATTATTAGAGACACAGGAAACACTTTCTAATTTATATGAACATTTAAGCAATGTATCCACAAAATTCCCAAATAGTGAACGCACTCAGAAACAGAATGAAATCGCACAACAACTTGCCGATTTAAGAGATATTGCTGTACTTGCAGGTCCAGCAGGCTGTGGTAAAACAAAAATTGCGCTAGAGTGGGCAAAACTAAAAAAGGCAAAAAAAATATTTTGGATTTGTCCTCGTGTGCAAGTGTGTCAGGGCATATTCCAAGAACTGACAGAAAGCTATTTGCCAGATGCAAAGGTAGAAATCTTTACGGGTGAATTTAAGTTCACCAATGCTTGGGACAAGGCGACACCTGAGACAGAATATCTATCGGGGGATGTTGTGGTTACCACAATTGATCAAATCTTAGGATCAATTGTGACGCATAGTAAAGTCGATAGTTTAGTTCCATTTATGGATGCGCATGTGGTGTTTGATGAATACCATGAATATATTGGCATGGAAATTTTCAACTTATTGTTTGCTGAGTTGATTGCTAATAAAAACATGCGTAAAAAATATGAAAAAAATACGTTATTGGTTTCTGCAACACCGCACTATTCGTATTTAAAACAAGTTTTAGGTTTACATGAAGATGATGTCATTGCCATGCCATCATTTAATGATCGTGATTATAAAATTGAATTTATTGATTATGATGAATCAGTCATTGTAGGGAATCCATTTTATCAAAGCTATGATGGACAAACCTTTGTAATTTCCAATACAGCTTTAACAGCACAATTAGGCTTTATTTATCAAAAGAACCAAGAAAAAAGCGTACTTTTTCATTCTAAGTTTAAGCGTAGTGATAAAAAATATTGGTTTAATGAAGTGTACGAGGCATTTAAAAAAGAGGGTACACACAAGTTTGAGGTCTTACGCAGTGGTCCAATTGTTCAAGCGTCATTAAACATCACAGCCAAAAACATGCTGACAGAAATGACCTCGCCTGAAAATATGCTTCAGCGTTTAGGGCGCTTAGATCGTTTTGGCGAAAGTGAAAGTGTTAATATTTTAAAAGTTGCGATTACTGAAAATGTAAAAAACGGTAGTTGTAAAGGTTCATTGGCATACTTCTTAAATCAACTCAATTGTTTGCAGAATACAAAAGCTTGGTATGATTTTTTACAGAATCAGCTTGCAGAGCAAAGCTTTAAGTTATCCAAGCTGTATCAACTTTATAAAGATTTCCATAAACAGCAAGATCAAGATAATTCAGCTGTTTTTCAAGATATGCAAAAAGCGTTAAAGAAAAGTATTGATCGAATCAATAATAAGGTGACAGAGCCAACAAAAGTATCAAAACCGAAAACGACAGAACGCAAATCTAAAATCAGTAAAAACTCATTACGTGGCGATAGCCGTTTTGTTCAGTTGGCGAAATTGAACCTAAATGATTATGCCAAGCCTATTTTTGAAAATGAATATGCGTATCAGCCACCATTAGATGATACGACTGAATATGATAATTTGACGGAGTCTTTAAATATTATTCAAGAACTTGGATTGATTCATTTTATTGCTCAAAAGCATGGCAATATTGATCCGTCACATCCAGTGAAAGGCATTCCTGAGA
The sequence above is drawn from the Acinetobacter lanii genome and encodes:
- a CDS encoding CRISPR-associated endonuclease Cas3'', with product MIVTFISQCEKKAIARTRRVLDAFADRIGDNTWQTVITEDGLIAVKKLLRKTVTKSTAVSCHWIRGRRRSELLWIVGNRNKFNNIGIVPVNSTQKDVFMDVVTMKAKQDEFYANTHRQPLAEHSFAIGYLAQKLFKKVVDNDEYDNLSKVAFLAGCLHDLGKLDPLFQEWVKKGKQKDPEDDGQHIDVKFTFDKHPRHNEVSLLLFNFFEQQCKGLNNRQKECLQHILYWHHAKPYRQNDDFTGVYKAYEYLIKNVQADKFEILIKNTSDLVKRINTLSKNYHANESIEKHIDWNVDQAPELKENFEYQFKSKHFPEFKHYTNTDSIEVLRDKVRINSEHNLLRACVISADRLISKLSAQDLLEYIAEQRLDELLETQETLSNLYEHLSNVSTKFPNSERTQKQNEIAQQLADLRDIAVLAGPAGCGKTKIALEWAKLKKAKKIFWICPRVQVCQGIFQELTESYLPDAKVEIFTGEFKFTNAWDKATPETEYLSGDVVVTTIDQILGSIVTHSKVDSLVPFMDAHVVFDEYHEYIGMEIFNLLFAELIANKNMRKKYEKNTLLVSATPHYSYLKQVLGLHEDDVIAMPSFNDRDYKIEFIDYDESVIVGNPFYQSYDGQTFVISNTALTAQLGFIYQKNQEKSVLFHSKFKRSDKKYWFNEVYEAFKKEGTHKFEVLRSGPIVQASLNITAKNMLTEMTSPENMLQRLGRLDRFGESESVNILKVAITENVKNGSCKGSLAYFLNQLNCLQNTKAWYDFLQNQLAEQSFKLSKLYQLYKDFHKQQDQDNSAVFQDMQKALKKSIDRINNKVTEPTKVSKPKTTERKSKISKNSLRGDSRFVQLAKLNLNDYAKPIFENEYAYQPPLDDTTEYDNLTESLNIIQELGLIHFIAQKHGNIDPSHPVKGIPEKKQKSRCMVLENYARDADFPLYLSYIEDDLNKVGGTGVRHPEAIYYAVCDQQPIGSITLDKLNILTTTPEGN